Below is a window of Sebastes umbrosus isolate fSebUmb1 chromosome 13, fSebUmb1.pri, whole genome shotgun sequence DNA.
GCGTGAGATCACTGGGTCCTAAAATGAATCCACTCTAGACTGGTGTAGCACTAgtctatttgtttttattgttgtggaAAGCAACGGTGGTTGTCGCCAACCAAAATGTTGTGTATCTCTCAGCAATGTGGACTTTACCCTGAAAACACCAAAAGATTGTTAACACCTCAAAGGCTGTGGCGAAATTGTTTGCAACACccatgtgtgttgtttttaacagCTGATGaggaaatatttgctttgagaTCCCTGATTGGGCTCTCGCCAGCACGACATGACTGAATCAGATACTGAAGTTTCCATAACAAAATAGGGAACACATCAATTAAAAGCCACGTTTACCAATTTATCAATACGCTGATGGGAGGAAAGGAAATCTGGAGGTTGTGAGAGAAAGACAATGCTGACTAATCAGTTTGTGGGCCCATTGTATGACTCATGACAAGCAGGGCAAGATTAGCGCATGTCCTCACTCTATCCCTAGACACATCATGcacacataaagacagacaCATCTATTTAAACAAAGTGAGATTTTGCTGAATTTAAGAGTTATTCATGTAGGGCCATTTGACTCAGAGACCCTCCTATTGACAACTTGGCAAAGTCTATATATTTGGAGTTTTATGTAGACAGTGAGTCAGCATTTTTACTTTCTAATCAAGCCTAATTACTTGAAAGAGCAGTGCAGTAGTAATTCATTTGCCTTTTATTCCCGTTTGAGTTGAGAGTGTCTGTTGAAACGTCTGTCCTCTCTTCCCAGACTGAAGTCTTTAACTACAGAAACCAGCGTCATCATTGAAGCGCTCCAGAAATCAAAGTCTGGCCTTTTGGAAATGAGCGAAGACAAGACTAAAATCAGGAGGCTTTCAAACAAACCCTTACCCGAACTGAATGATGATTACAAAGACGCTCTGAAACACAAATCTGTGTACATAGTAAGTTTTTTTAATTGCACGCACACTAATTCAAAAttcttattttaattaaaacatttatcttTGTAGTTAGATTGTGTCACTTAAccaaccttcatgaaggtagagtatattgcaggactgttgtattagactgcttTTGCGagatgtacctaataaactgacaaCCAAtgtatatttacattatataaaaatatggaCTAGGCGTTTTCCTGGCGAACATCTGCATGTCATGGCAATCCGTATTTGTGTTAAGTTTACACATTTCTGTAATGCGTTTTTCCGTTGTACatattctgattttattctTTACCTTTGGTATACTATTGTTGTTTTACCCACATTTCTAATATCTTTTCTAATCTAGAAAGGTTTCCCTCTCGAGACTTCCCTTGATGAGATTCAGGAGTGGCTGAATGGGAAAGGAGACATAGAAAACATTCAGATGAGGAAAACCCTTCAACGGGTTTTCAAGGTAAAATATTATCATCAAGTAACAATTCCAATTGTTAGTATTTCCAGAGATTTTTGAATTActtatattatgatttattcttttacagGGATCAGTGTTCATCTGTTTTGAAACAGAGGAGTCCTCTAAGCAGTTCCTAGAACGCTCAGACATAAAATCATTCAAAGACAACGACATGCTTGTGTTATCAAGGTAAGTTGTAATGCTTCttggtttaaaatgtacctACAGTGGATAAATGCTGTGTTTTGATTGAGAAATAAAGTCAGGACAAGATCTGAAAAGGGGAATAAACATGGGAGTGACACTTTTGATTTAAATGTAGAAATGTAGACACTTTGATACGGATGTTCTAGATGTTCatagctactgtatatataactgCCCTTTTTTCGTCTAGTGACTGCCAAAGGTGTAGTCGTGCAGTATGGTCTGACAGGGTTACAGCGTTTTTGTTTGTACATGattcatttagttttatttttgtaatctCTTCAGGAAATAAAGCAAATAGATAGTTTCCTGCAGagttaacttttcatctagaaAAATAGCGTTTAATTCGTCCAGGGCCTTAAAAAACCTATGAATATCACTGTATATAATAATCATGTCATTGCTGTCCTGCTTGCAGAGAAGACTACCATTCAAAGAAATCAGAAGAGAGAAAACTGTTCAAAGCAGAAACAAAAGCAAAAGCTAAACAGTGAGTACACCAGCAATACCTTTCTGTCCCAAAACATACTGTGCATTTTGTGAAAAAATTACCGACACTCCTCCTTTCCAAACAAATTATGATTTAGGGACAAGGAACAAcagcagaaacaaacagaagagaaagaaatggtAAGATCCTGCTCTTAATGCTAACAAGCTTCTCCCACTTGTATGGGCTCTGGtcacagtaataataatgtgtcaTTTGTGTTGCAGGGTCTGCTTTTGGATGAACAGACGGGTTGCTTGTTGAAGTTTTCAGGAGAGCTTGAAGATGTTTCAAGAGAGGACTTCCATGAGTTGTTCTCTGGGCATGGGAAGATAAAGTGGGTTAACTTTACAAGAGGGGCCAAAGAGGTAAGGAAACTAGTCTCCGCCACTTAAGTCTGCCACTCCGGTAAAGGGATGTGATGTAGTTAAAATCATGTATTTTTACTTTCAATAAGGGCACCCTGCTTTTCCACGGGAATGCAAAGGAAGCGTTCGATAAGGCCAAAGAGGCAAGCAAAGGAGAACTGACAATCAAGAACAACAGTGTTGAATGGAAGGTGCTTGAGGGAGATGATGAGAAAGAGGAACTGAAGAATATCATCGAAGCTCAACAAGAGTCATACAACAGGACCAAGAGCAGAAGTAAATACTATTTTTAAACTGAGCAGCTGATCTAAAACAATTTGCAAATCATCAATACTTTCATCTGTTTATGATTTAATATTGATgtaccttgtttttttttttaaaggtggcAGAGGAAGATCGGgtggcagaggaggaagaggaggccgaAGGGGAAGAGGTGGCAGAGATCAAGGCAGAACTCAGTACAAGGGCAAAAAGATGAAATTCGaaagtgatgatgatgacgatggtAAGTTCAGCATCTTTCAGAGCGCCAAAATTTGGTTtgatgcatatactgtatataagaagtggacatagtcaccgtgacgtcatccattggtttgtggactgtccttttgactctaaatgggaccataatttactaaatgaacatcatgctgtattgaagaagacttgaaactagagattgagaccataaactcatgtttacaatgtttactgaagtaataaatcaagtgagaagtagggtcattttctcatagacttctatacaatcaagtcttctttctgcaaccagaggagtcgccccctgctggctattagaaacaATGCAAGTTTGAGGCACTTCTTCATTGGCTTCAATTCTCAGGCcaagaggtagcccactggtttgATGGCATATTTATCGACTCTTGCTTTGTTAATTATATCGTATCTACTTTGtgcttttcctctagcacccgCTGTCCCAAAGAGAGAACCAGGAGGCGCTGATGGTCCTGCTGCCAAAAAGAGAGAACTAGAAGGCGCTGATGGTCCCGCAGCGAAGGTTGTCAAAACTGAAAACGGATCTTAGTAACGAGGTCACACAGAATTTTTGTGAAAACATTTAttataaacagtgaaaatgcaGAGGCATCTTAAATCCATTCCAGTGAGAACTTCAGGCTTTGGAGAATCGTATGAAGTCCACCTGGATGTCAACCTAGAGAACAGTTTGCAAAGCTTGATGTCAGTTTTTCAGCCTTTTGAGTCCCTGTGCCTCTCACATTATTTCTGTACCTTTATTTCTCTTCTTAAAGATGTTTTTGATTTTATCATATTAAACAAATCTGCTCTTTTTTGTCAGTAATTTAATTACACCTGAACATTTAGTAGGTTTTGTAAGACCTGTGTGACATCTAGAATCTGttccatcatgttttttttttccttgtagATTTCCTACAGTGAGATGAGAACATCTgctttgctattttttttttttaaagtttgcaTATGTGAAtagcaaataaaacatttataaaaatgaataaagatctgtgtgaatgtgatttgTCAATTACAGCGTGAGACGTCTGGGAAACGCATATTCCCCCAGTAGTGTGACACGGTAAATCAGCTTACCGATTTCTTTTTGTGGAACTTGAAAGATGCTGGCAAGTCATATCTTAGCTCTGTAAAGAGAGTACGTAGTCAGTGTTTGAACATTTTACTTTAAGAGAAGCTTTATTGTATTATTCTTACCTGCTATTACTTCCATCTTCACTCCCCAGTCATTAGCCTTCTTTTGTATGTGCTGTAATCAGATGAGGAATTGTACATCAAGCATTTCAGTCTTCATACTACAGATGTAGACGAGTCAGTCATAAATATGAGGACTTGAGATTTGACTTGACTGTTATGGGACTGAACTTTTAACTTaacgattagtcaacaaaaataactattttaatactaactattttaattaattaatcgttaaagtgttttttcatgcaaaaatggcgTAACGCTGTTTTCAGCCTCAAACCAGGAGATCTCCTACTTTTCcctgttttatttcatattaaactgaatatctttgggttttggactgacaaaaccaaaacatctagtggtgtggttgcagattgcaaccaacttgagtacccctccactcactcctccctttctaagactgcAGAAACGTttgccgccgagtgcaaaaccgtggtaaagCCGTTCGcccagaggccatccttaccataataacactactttaggagcaacagacggcggctggcagtaccacggttttgcactctgcggctcacgttaccacagtttcacaagcatgtcggagaactaccttggccttcaggtaacgtaaaaatgttaaaggctctctctagatccagtgtttggtttgtccgttctgggttagtgtagaaacatggtggtgcaacatggcgtactccgtggagaggacccatgtagatatgaagggctcattctaagctaacgaaaacacaatgattcttagtttcaggtgatgatacactaatgaaagcgtagttatgaatattatattccatttctgctaatagatcccacaaaatgttacacactgttcactcaatcaataataaaaacagtcgttagttgcagcccaactTGAAGGTAAAATTATTCCTCtcaaattttgacttttttattgaaAGGACATGGTTATTACAGATAAGTAAaatcacttctttttttaatggtcAGCAATCAGACCTGACTTGGACTTGCCCCGAAAGCTGTTTAATACCACAGTGGTGTAAATGTGACTGGTATGAATACTGAACTTACCTCTCGTGTTGATGTTTTATGGAGTGAATACACGGCTGTCTTTGCCATTGTTAAGGCGACCGATAAGAACTTCATGTCCATGCCttaaataaagaattaaaacaaatgtaaaactaaCATGTCACTTGATAGGGCTAACCTATTTAAAAGGAGTACTCCACTGATTTATTACACATGAAGATCAGTAAACATGTCACAGTAAGAGcaactcagcctgtgaaaactaTTGTTAAATGTCTTTTGTGGTTTTGGGTGCTTTCTAATGCCACATTCTGTCATATGGGAGTTACTGTGATTACAGtcaaaattcaaaatgtgtgattacgACAAGGAAACTTTAATATTtgtgttgtggacaaaacaagacatttgagaacgtcatcttggggtctgggaaacactgaaaagttTAATACCTGGGTTATAGATTTGCTTctcttgta
It encodes the following:
- the ssb gene encoding lupus La protein isoform X2, producing the protein MAEKKEEMSPVEMKVARQIEYYFGDHNLPRDKFLKEQLQLDDGWVPLETMLKFNRLKSLTTETSVIIEALQKSKSGLLEMSEDKTKIRRLSNKPLPELNDDYKDALKHKSVYIKGFPLETSLDEIQEWLNGKGDIENIQMRKTLQRVFKGSVFICFETEESSKQFLERSDIKSFKDNDMLVLSREDYHSKKSEERKLFKAETKAKAKQDKEQQQKQTEEKEMGLLLDEQTGCLLKFSGELEDVSREDFHELFSGHGKIKWVNFTRGAKEGTLLFHGNAKEAFDKAKEASKGELTIKNNSVEWKVLEGDDEKEELKNIIEAQQESYNRTKSRSGRGRSGGRGGRGGRRGRGGRDQGRTQYKGKKMKFESDDDDDEESPPAGY
- the ssb gene encoding lupus La protein isoform X1, which gives rise to MAEKKEEMSPVEMKVARQIEYYFGDHNLPRDKFLKEQLQLDDGWVPLETMLKFNRLKSLTTETSVIIEALQKSKSGLLEMSEDKTKIRRLSNKPLPELNDDYKDALKHKSVYIKGFPLETSLDEIQEWLNGKGDIENIQMRKTLQRVFKGSVFICFETEESSKQFLERSDIKSFKDNDMLVLSREDYHSKKSEERKLFKAETKAKAKQDKEQQQKQTEEKEMGLLLDEQTGCLLKFSGELEDVSREDFHELFSGHGKIKWVNFTRGAKEGTLLFHGNAKEAFDKAKEASKGELTIKNNSVEWKVLEGDDEKEELKNIIEAQQESYNRTKSRSGRGRSGGRGGRGGRRGRGGRDQGRTQYKGKKMKFESDDDDDAPAVPKREPGGADGPAAKKRELEGADGPAAKVVKTENGS